AGTCATTGTTTGAACAGAATAAAATTTGTGGTAGCTAGCACTATAAACAAGATGAGGATGCAACATCACCCATCCATGAATCAATCCGtataaaaaacatagaaaaaagaaatcaaattacaCCAAAGCTTTATCATTTGACAATGTGTTATTTGACTTTGTGAGGAAACTTCCAAGCTTtcctcttgtcttttttttttgtcctaaaatcttatctcaatctatttttttttttattatctttaattaattgaCCAAATCCTATCAGTATTTGGTATTAATCCTCATTCCACGACTTCCCAGAACTCGTAACAAGAGCTAAAAGTTCATCTGGTAGCAAAAATGGAGGAACTGAAGCCAACACCAGCAAGCTTATCTCCTCTCACACCATTAGCTTTCTTGGAAAGAACTGCTACTGTATATGGTGATTGCCCATCTGTCATCTACAACAACATAACTTATACGTGGTCTCAAACCCACCGTCGATGTCTCCAAGTGGCATCATCTCTGTCATCGGACGGCATCAAGCCTGGCCACGTGGTCTCCGTTGTCGCCCCCAACATCCCTGCTATGTACGAGCTTCAGTTTGCCGTGCCCATGTCTGGTGCCATCCTCAACAACATCAACACACGCCTAGATGCACGTACTATGTCCATACTCCTGCGTCACAGCGAATCAAAGCTCGTTTTCGTTGATTGCCTCTCACGTGACGTCATCCTGGACGCCATGTCTTTGCTACCTCCGAATACCAAGCGCCCTACTCTCGTCCTCATCGCGGATGATGCTGAGGCAGCAGAATCATCTGTAACCGATGATTTTTGCTGCGCTTATGAAAACATGGTGGAGAAAGGTGATCCTGGGTTCAAGTGGGTCCAGCCTCATAGTGAGTGGGACCCGATGGTGCTCAACTACACGTCAGGTACAACATCATCTCCTAAAGGAGTGGTCCATTGCCATAGAAGTGTTTTCACCATCACCGTTGGATCCTTGATTGATTGGGGAGTTCCAAAACAACCCGTATATTTGTGGACCCTACCGATATTCCACGCCAACGGATGGAGCTATCCTTGGGGCATAGCAGCCGTTGGTGGGACCAACATCTGTCTCCGTAAATTTGATGGTCCGACGATCTACAGCTTGATCAAACGACACGGTGTCACTCACATGTGTGGTGCTCCTGTGGTGCTGACCATGCTAACAAACTCTACAAATAAAGAACCACTTAGAAACCCAATTCAGATTTTAACCGCTGGAGCCCCACCACCATCCGCCGTGCTATTCAGGACAGAGTCATTGGGTTTTGTAGTGAGTCATGGATACGGGTTAACTGAAACAGCAGGGCTCGTGGTGTCTTGTGCATGGAAACCAAAGTGGAATACATTTCCAGCAAGCGAAAGAGCTAGACTCAAGGCAAGACAAGGAGTTAAGATTGTTGGGTTCACTGAGATCGATGTTGTGGAACCCGAATCAGGAAAGAGTGTGAAACGAGACGGGGTAGCACTCGGTGAAGTTGTTTTAAAAGGTGGGTGTATTATGCTGGGTTATTTAAAAGACCCAGCCGGCACATCAAAGTGCATGAAAGATGGCTGGTTTTACACCGGAGATGTGGGTGTTATGCACCAAGATGGTTATTTAGAAATCAAAGATAGGTCCAAAGATGTGATAATCAGCGGTGGAGAGAATATGAGCAGTGTAGAGATTGAGTCTGTGCTGTATACACATCCTGCTGTTAACGAGGCGGCTGTGGTGGCTCGACCTGATGAGTTCTGGGGTGAGACACCATGCGCATTCGTGGGTTTGAAGGATGGGTTGACTCAAAAGCCTGGTGAGAAggatataattgatttttgcaGGGAAAAAATGCCACACTATATGGTGCCTAAAACTGTGGTCTTTAAAGATGAGCTTCCCAAGACATCAACTGGGAAGATTCAAAAGTTTGTGCTAAGAGGGATTGCTAAGGGCATGGGGTCCTCAAAAGGGAGTCGAATGTAGTGTTGAATCGAAAGAGTTTATGGTGGGAATTCTGATGATTACTGTTCCTCTTGAATTGTCCCAATTGGATTAGTAAGGATATAGCATATTGAAGGATTGTATGAATGTTTCTTATCAATTCATTTCATGCGAAGTTATGGCATAATCTTAATGGACTTGTCTGAGATGTCTGAATGCATGTGCTCATCTTCTGTATTCTTTGTCTAAGAGAATTTTTCATCTCTTGTATTGTCTATACCATGGAAGCATGTGCTCATCTTTCCAGCCAAAAGGTTCAGAGACCTGTTTTACTACTCTactgttttttgaaaaaaattgaaaattgctcaaaaatataaacaagTCTCAGTATAAGAGCTTCAATGCTGCTGAATAGAAGCAAGGAGAACTATCTTGGGAACACCAAACTGTTACACCATACAAAAGGAGGGGAATGATATGTCTGAAGAACTCCATTCAATGGTATCAGCTGATTAAGTAAAGGATGGCTGCAAGCTCTCTCTCCCCCGCTCTCTCACACACGCACACGCACAAATTAAAGAACACGGATGATATTTTAAAGCCAGATACAACAGCATACAAGCAACCTCACATATAAGTTACTTAAATTATCACCCTGCCACATTGAAACCAAAATGCTTTGATAAAGAAGCAACACAAATATGTTTTACCTACAAAACAATCGAGAAAAACTTACCTGGTAACTCTGCCACTGATGCCAATGCATCAGCATCCATCAAGAATACCTGGTAACTTTCGTCGAGTTCTTGTTACCTTGACGTCTTGCAGTCAGTATCTGAATTGTCTTCACCTTTATGAACAACTGATTCACTTCCTCTAGTCACAATGTGGTGGCCTTGCATCCGTCTTACAAATGTGGATCCTAAATCTTTTTTATGAATCTCAGTCTGGTAAGTTGATCCTTTCTTAATAGCTCCCTTGAGCAAAGCATCACATAACATTGGATCTAGAACTAGAATGGACTTGTTCATTGGTTTTACCAGATTTCCCTTTTCAATGTACTTGAGGACAACATCAGAGGCTTCTGAAGCACCACTGTATAGCTTCCCAGTATCAGCTCCAACAGAAGCAAAAATGGGACGCACATGTACACTTGGCTTATAAATCTCAAAAAACTTCAAGAGTTTTGACGACCAGGTTTCTTTAACAGCCTGATCACCATCCTGATCAACCTCTCTGACTTGAAGGATAAGTAGTCTAGGTGACTGCTGATCACCATCCTGATCAATTATGCTAttgtcaaactgaaaaaaataaaacctccaATCAAAACTgatcaaaatggaaaaaaaaagtcaagtcaGAAAacaccgagccaaaaccgagcaAAACGAGCCAAATCggtttaaatcaatttttattaaaaaaactgaatcgaaTCGAAACCGATTGGTTTAAATCAAtttcgttttttattttatttttaattttgatttgatttttttttaatccataagaaccaaactttttttaaacaaacTTTGTGTACCTTGCAAGGAAAGTAGCTACCATCACAAGCTTCATCTGGTCTTGTAGCAGAATCCTCTTGGCTAAATGCTTGATAATCACTCTTGCAAGGAAAAATTATAGTCTAACACgaatataataaagaaaatatacatttaaaactaatcacaaacaaattaaaagcgctacaatatttcttccttataaaaaataaatgtaaattttattaaacaaatgaaaagaaaatcataaatatagAAACAGAACCTCGGGCTTCATATTTACCCAAAGCTTGTTCcttgatatataaataattatttagacattttattcaatatttataaatatgagAAGATTTCTTGACTGATCACATTCACTCCctgtcaattattttattacatacGAGCCATAACACTAGAAAAGTAAACAGCAGAAGCATATGCTTTCAGTTCGACCTGGCAATTTTGGACAATTCCTACTTTCATGGGCCTGTTGTAAGTAGTGCTGTTAATTTGGGCCTATAGGCCCATATTCCTTATTTTGTTAataagaaaagttaaaaatatattcatacagtaacaattaagaaaaacaagatcCATGAAAGTGGGAATTTAGTTCTCATTAAACAGCTTTAGAAGCAAATTACttggagaaaaataaattaaacaaaaagaaaaaaaaagtcagggAACTTGCATCAAATTTgggaggattttttttttatttttattttttatacatgatGAAAATTGGGGGTGAGATGTTACATAAGTAAATATCAATGATTTGTGTTGATggtttttatcttgaaatttattttcaaaaacttttccatagtttatttttttcaaactatccAACATTGGTAATTTAATGGGAAAACATGAACTTATTTGTTAGAAAACATTAAAGAACATGttgatgaataaaaatgataattcatAATATAATCTAGTTAATTCTGAATGATGGTCCAGTAATTAaagagatatgttttttttttctaagttcaaATCTAAAACCAtcattcaaataaatttattcaattcatCTAAACAGATCAATATAAGAGTTAAAATCctttgaatataaaatttaattttgtttgatacaCTAGCTAACCTAAAATTATTATACctatacaaagaaaattatgttttcatgtagaaatgatataattataatttttgtcattttattttactgTAGTGATGacagtctatttttttattagaaaataagttttatatatatatatatttttttctttatatttgatatttttatcattttataattgacctatttgtcattattttttttcttctcttcatttttttaatatttgttttctttacattttttttggaaacaaaatattttttttcttacacttTGAATATATATCACTCTacaccatagttattaaacccgcaTCAGCTCAGTACGTTGACTTGGGACCCGGTGACTGAATTGGTCTGAGTAAGGCAAAAAATCTGGATAAACAAAAACCCggttgaaatcttttttttttgttttaaatgtattttttctccTAACCAGtgaccaacatttttttttaatattttttagttggttattaactattttcaaagtttattatataaatactagaatattgttttattttttcaatgtggaatttgaaacacTTTAGtctatatactttatgttcacaagaaaaaaaattatttttttaatgtgggatttaaagctctttagtatatatactctatattcagaagaaaaaagttatattttttcaatgtgagataaaaaataattttgatttaaatatttcaacttaaaaggataacatactaacatagtatcttttcaatatgggataaaaaaccttttgaaatattcttttaaattttattatttataacacatataatctatattcacatgaattgtttattgattttttcatatgaaatattaaaatttcaaatatttttttaatttttcagcgTTGATTCatgttgacccgagtcaacccgTGTAACTCGGGACCCAGCTCTTTGGTCGGGTCAACCCCCAGATCTGGTATGATAATTATGCTCTACACTTGGCctctttatatcatttttttatttttatctttattcttttgtaatttattttttaatattttttccttacacttttgtttttgaaaaattactcTACACAAACTAAGAAAATAGTGTTTCATTATATCAATtacaatattatttcatttttttactacatttaaaattagtttgagatcttacatgtttttattaacgtaaatctttactatattttattatatataagcattgattttttaattcatggttatatttttacttaatataaaaaaacactttaataatacatatacattaatttttttgtattaaaaaaaaaaatatacaacctGTAACGAAAACAAATTATACGACCTGTAATGAGATGAGTTGAATAAACATGTTAAtgctttgtttttcatatttattggTATAAATAATTCTTAATATATGTGATTAAATGCATGTATATGTTTTTGATTTgtaattagatttatttttgaaaaaaaaatatttaaaaagcttgcataattttttttccagaaaaaattatataaccaGCGGGGCAAATCGCGGGTGAACTAACTAGTACTAATCTATTCTTTGTGAAGTTTGTTTATTTCACTAGCAGCCCCTTGAAAACTAAGACGAGGAAAGGATCTGATTACGATTAAAACACAGCTAAATGATCCTAAAATTGCTAAATTATGTAAACAACGATCGAGAGCTAAGATCTCAAAGCAAGAATACAAACCTTGTTCTAATTATGGGCATTTATTACATGgagtatttttcttaaatacttTCTTACACATCAGTAGATGAGGGTCATTTGCTGGACGTTAATTGGGTAACAATCCCTCTGTGAGCCATTAAAGGCTCGCAGGGCTAGAATGGCATTGACAGCCTCCGTTGGATGGAAGGCATCCCAGAAAACGTAGGTATTTCTGTTTGAGCAAGGAACCACCCACGGAAGACATGTTATTTGGCCTTGGTTCCTACCAATCCCACAGCAACCTTTATCCACAACACTGAATCCTGAAATTATAAACATCCTCCTTGATTCAGCGTAAGAAAAACCTTGTAACTTGAAACCATGGCCAGCTAGCGCTTTGTTTCAAATTTCAGTAAACGAAAAGAAATTCTGAAGCATGTAACATTTCTTACCATAAGTACCAGGGTTATTTAGGATGTCACCGACTGAACCGTAAGTATTTCCATATACGAACATTGCACCAGGATGTTTGTTCAGCTGATCAACGAGTGATCTCAGACCTTCATTGAAGGTTCCAAGTATTTGATTTACATAATCAACACATCTATCTGGGGGAGCAGAGGCTCTTTGGTTAGGGATGCAACCAAGAGGTCCGATTCCTGGTAGCAGGAATTTCCTTAGTCCTAGATTATATAGTGCCTGCAACAGTACGAAATTCTCGACTCAGAAAACAGAAATTAAATTGGTTTATGAAAGCTACTGTCTAAAAGCTATCCCTTTGGCCACGAAGCATTTGTATTTGTGAATATGTGTGAGCCACGCAACCAATTATCAGAAATCTTAAGTACCAGAAGCTGACGCGTGTAGTGATTGACCAGAAGATTCGCAAAATCGGGGGGACTATAGTAGAAGCTGGAAGAGTAGACTGAAGGCATGAGGTAATTGTTGATGTAGTCATTGCTTCCAAACACTAAAACAGCAATGGATTTTCCCAGGTACTCGGTCAGATTTGTTCCGCTCATCAATGTTCTTATTTGATTCAGTGTTGTCTCAAAATTCAGGACTTGTTGGCTTAGGCTATACCGTTGTCCCTGTATCCACAATCAGGATCATATATACGTATcataaaatcatgtaaaatcgAATTTCAAGTCACAAGTTAGTAGTTCAATTTGTTTCAAACAGTGTCAAAATGCTTATGCACATCTGTGGGTGAATTACGTAGTGTTGCCCTGTCTCATCAAGGATGCCAGCAGCCGCTGAAGCATAATTCACTCCGCCAAGTATAACGGGCCCAGCTGTGTTAGGATCTGCAAAGGCTGGAGGATACGGCACTCCCAGAATCTCTCCTGCGAACAATGATATGATGAAGCATGAACAAATAGGtgcaaaataatcaattaattagaACAGGATAAGCTAGGCCAGGCTTCAGTCTCGTCGACAATACAAGTACTATTCTACCATGAAGAAAACATTAATGGACTGGCGATAAATATTCTCTTGGCGAATCTAATGCACTGTGATAGCGCCATATAGTAACTTACCAAGTATATCAACAAAGGTTTTCCCATTGGAAAATCTCCCAGTAGGGCCAAATTTGGCAAAATCAACACCGTAAGGGAAGTAATTGGCTTTCGCAATGCTGCTGAGATAATTGTTGTTGCCAACATCAACCAACGAATCTCCAAACACAAACAATGCTGGAACTCTCTCAGACTCGACAGCAATCCCATTTGAGCAGTGtaggaaaaaaatgatcaagTTCATAAACCAAGACCATTTAATGGCATTAGCCTTCATCATCATTAACTTTACCAGCCACCTTCAGTCTGGTATATCTTCAAAGCAatataaataagagaaattaaagGTAAGGGacacattgatttttttgggaTGAAACGTGTTCTAGACAGTATAAAGGTGGTAGGGGTGCATGCAGGATGTAGCGGAGATGATAAGCATGCATAAGAATCTGCTCATATTGAAACAGTTACGAATGTAATGTCAGCAAAAGTAGTAAATCACATGAAAATGCAACTTCAGTCCTGGATTTGAGTTTCCCTTTTCAACGTCTGTTGcctttttcttcaactttaGTCTGTTGTTAATTCTGTCGTTAATATGAAACGTCATTATTGACTAACAAATTGGCCGACGGTATTTTCTGTCACAAAATTCCATTTCAAATACTGtcaataaattgttttgatagcattaaaaatatacaaattagtACGCTACCGACAAATATAAAACTCCATCGGTTATTTCATTGTAACAACATGTCAATTTTTCTCAGAAAATTACAGAGAGTTTCTATATGTTATGATATAGACCGataaaaataccaacaaaaCATGCTTGTCTGTAATTCTATTGGGTATTGGTTGGAAAGATGTAATATATTACCGACGGGTTATCTGTCAAAAATGACGAATTTTGCTGGAGATAACATGTGAAGAAGGAGTTGGATACGGGGAGCATATATAGTTGGATTGTATTTTCTCGTCACGATGGTGCAAGTTGCATGAAAACCATGAAAATGGCCACCATGCTGCAAGTTGCCTATAATTCAAAGAAGCAGTggattatcaaatattttagcAATTCACTTATTGGTGCAGAAAATAAGTGTAACATAACTAAGCTTGAGTAGATTTTGGGAATTGGAGAAGGTTAGTTCATTAATCCCAATTTTAAAGTCCAAGACCCATTGAACcaaaatgtaaaaagaaaaaaaatacaaagaaaatgtTCTCAAAATACTTGACGAACATCTACTTCCACCTTTtcacgtttttttttccttttttcgaaatggaaaatgatttctttaatttgataggctaagttcattttttaatatgaaggtCACCCGTTGTTGTTAGTGTATTGGTTAATTATATGTAATATTGATTTTGTTcgtgtaaatatatttaattttaataaaaaaattatttatctttaataataatcaaatatttatttaatgaatttaatatttgattattgagtctataataaagataaaatctttaggataaaaatattttgcaaagaaaattataaagttattataattatgatatttatattgTATCAAAGCATTATTTCTAAATGTTCCTGGTCAAGTAGAGATCATGAACTATCAAATTTGACAGTTGAAGGCTGCCTGCGTTGGTCTCTTTTGGCTGGTGCCATAACCGCTATGGTGTTAATTGATCAAAAAGGACCATTTCGAGGTGTATTAAGATATCAGGTGATCATTTTCATgcaatttttgtcaaatttggtaaagaaatgaagcattaaatgcCCTTGAAAAATAGCACCATGAGCAGTCTTTTCGGTGGAAAttctaaagaagaaaaagatgaacAGTAATCAAAACAGTGTCGTTTTGGTAAAGTTTattttagtcctttgatttatgatttctcTCAATTAGATCCCTGATtaacttcaaacttttaattttatgcaatttttcCCTTGACGAACTTCAATTTCAGCCTCGAATTTTAGTGTCCTTTTTACATTAGTTGGTTTTAgatttatgcaaattgacccttaattgactattaaacttttaatttttttttaatttcacccctgattCCAACCAATTAAGCCCccatattttgatgttttttgcaGATTGGTCCTTGGTtgagaattgtttttaatttagcctttaattgacccaaaaaatttaattttcttgtgattttgccCTTGATTTCAATCAACTGACTtgctaaaaatcaaatttgatctcctaaaattttaattttctcaattaagcccaaattgggctctcaaacttaatttttcaccaattaaacccctaagaatattaatttgacccatttaaagtagaattaagtccttacacctaattaaatcctttaattgaacttaaattaattcttaaacataatttaacctttaatttggccattaaatcaaattggcatattaaaaatttaaccatgccattagacttaatttttattcaaattcatcctataatgatttaatttgaccttgaatctgCATTATTTCTTTAGTTTTGGGTATTATGGAGTACAATTAGACTCCCGATTCCGTCcaaaattacagcttgatttttttgtatatttggaATCCTTCTCAGCCTATTTTTGCCACATTGCCGATCTTCttggtattattatttattttttgatttttttatggggaaaaaaaggtaaaatttaGGAATAACAAAAAACATAGGTTAtcacattatataaaaaaa
This genomic interval from Populus nigra chromosome 11, ddPopNigr1.1, whole genome shotgun sequence contains the following:
- the LOC133668755 gene encoding 2-methylpropanoate--CoA ligase CCL4-like, with amino-acid sequence MEELKPTPASLSPLTPLAFLERTATVYGDCPSVIYNNITYTWSQTHRRCLQVASSLSSDGIKPGHVVSVVAPNIPAMYELQFAVPMSGAILNNINTRLDARTMSILLRHSESKLVFVDCLSRDVILDAMSLLPPNTKRPTLVLIADDAEAAESSVTDDFCCAYENMVEKGDPGFKWVQPHSEWDPMVLNYTSGTTSSPKGVVHCHRSVFTITVGSLIDWGVPKQPVYLWTLPIFHANGWSYPWGIAAVGGTNICLRKFDGPTIYSLIKRHGVTHMCGAPVVLTMLTNSTNKEPLRNPIQILTAGAPPPSAVLFRTESLGFVVSHGYGLTETAGLVVSCAWKPKWNTFPASERARLKARQGVKIVGFTEIDVVEPESGKSVKRDGVALGEVVLKGGCIMLGYLKDPAGTSKCMKDGWFYTGDVGVMHQDGYLEIKDRSKDVIISGGENMSSVEIESVLYTHPAVNEAAVVARPDEFWGETPCAFVGLKDGLTQKPGEKDIIDFCREKMPHYMVPKTVVFKDELPKTSTGKIQKFVLRGIAKGMGSSKGSRM
- the LOC133667850 gene encoding GDSL esterase/lipase At1g71250; this translates as MMMKANAIKWSWFMNLIIFFLHCSNGIAVESERVPALFVFGDSLVDVGNNNYLSSIAKANYFPYGVDFAKFGPTGRFSNGKTFVDILGEILGVPYPPAFADPNTAGPVILGGVNYASAAAGILDETGQHYGQRYSLSQQVLNFETTLNQIRTLMSGTNLTEYLGKSIAVLVFGSNDYINNYLMPSVYSSSFYYSPPDFANLLVNHYTRQLLALYNLGLRKFLLPGIGPLGCIPNQRASAPPDRCVDYVNQILGTFNEGLRSLVDQLNKHPGAMFVYGNTYGSVGDILNNPGTYGFSVVDKGCCGIGRNQGQITCLPWVVPCSNRNTYVFWDAFHPTEAVNAILALRAFNGSQRDCYPINVQQMTLIY